The following are encoded in a window of Dysgonomonadaceae bacterium PH5-43 genomic DNA:
- a CDS encoding putative membrane protein YhiD involved in acid resistance (product_source=COG1285; cog=COG1285; superfamily=144284) yields the protein MSNISIDSILQASNAIIINPSKSLKDFGIDVFLLHTSPALFLGKKIFDLIQRKKKESEEKERMYQEIVARQQAAINKQKEINRKLEILIRESDVRNERNQREIIRMREQIKNLEEVIELLGKTSQQVT from the coding sequence ATGAGCAATATATCTATAGATTCTATCCTTCAAGCATCTAATGCTATTATCATCAACCCATCCAAATCTCTCAAAGATTTTGGAATAGATGTTTTCCTTCTTCATACTAGTCCTGCACTTTTTCTAGGTAAAAAGATTTTTGATTTGATACAAAGGAAAAAAAAAGAAAGTGAAGAAAAAGAACGTATGTACCAAGAAATTGTAGCCAGGCAACAAGCTGCTATCAACAAACAGAAAGAAATAAATAGAAAATTAGAGATTCTTATACGGGAATCAGATGTTAGAAATGAAAGAAATCAAAGAGAGATTATAAGAATGCGAGAACAGATAAAAAATCTTGAAGAAGTAATAGAACTTCTAGGCAAGACCTCTCAACAAGTTACCTAA
- a CDS encoding hypothetical protein (product_source=Hypo-rule applied; cath_funfam=1.20.1640.10; smart=SM01408; superfamily=58100; transmembrane_helix_parts=Inside_1_39,TMhelix_40_62,Outside_63_76,TMhelix_77_111,Inside_112_198), translating into MTNELTSIQQLIAVSTAIIETPSLSVRDFGIEQEKKSNKLIWSGVVTAAVFGTYAGLAETIASSACVGTSVMITSSALTGIGLAALAGVGAAAAGAGAVPIIGWPAAVLIATYGINKYRKAKKEELEKERMYREIIKKQQAAINKQKNKVTELETLLRDKEATNNQNTKRIKDLEQQIANLAEIFEILTMQSNNFKAA; encoded by the coding sequence ATGACAAACGAATTAACTTCTATACAACAACTTATTGCTGTTTCAACAGCAATAATAGAAACGCCCTCTCTTTCTGTTAGAGATTTTGGTATAGAACAAGAAAAAAAATCTAATAAACTGATATGGTCTGGGGTTGTTACAGCAGCAGTCTTTGGGACTTATGCGGGACTTGCTGAAACTATTGCCTCATCTGCTTGTGTCGGCACAAGTGTTATGATAACATCTTCTGCACTAACAGGTATTGGGCTTGCTGCATTAGCTGGTGTTGGAGCTGCTGCCGCAGGTGCAGGTGCCGTACCAATTATTGGTTGGCCCGCCGCCGTTCTTATTGCAACTTATGGTATAAACAAATACAGAAAAGCCAAAAAGGAAGAGCTGGAAAAAGAAAGAATGTATAGAGAAATTATTAAAAAACAGCAAGCAGCAATCAATAAACAGAAGAATAAAGTAACAGAATTAGAAACGCTACTCCGCGATAAAGAAGCAACTAACAACCAAAATACCAAAAGAATAAAAGATTTGGAACAACAAATTGCTAACTTAGCTGAGATTTTTGAGATATTAACTATGCAATCAAATAATTTTAAAGCTGCATAA
- a CDS encoding hypothetical protein (product_source=Hypo-rule applied; cath_funfam=1.10.4030.10; superfamily=90257; transmembrane_helix_parts=Outside_1_387,TMhelix_388_410,Inside_411_429,TMhelix_430_452,Outside_453_508) translates to MIKKTSNSKYDYSKGEKEINRAFKMQEIELSDLEDKTTNLSQSVNELQSDMSKTEEDLIDLNLNIQRLKESALDIAKARKIVVPEHLKKDTNTSSLNFFTNINPLFSDEKISKSDIPSWEEIMAKTNKMVPEEIILEELLSAEEFQYCIEDVQRINDEFARKTKLNKVDIRFLITATALQTARWIIIQQLMGDLGKTIDDTRLNHNDKSIKNEANEANKSFQNKFAKQGYKESGKGYKSWEQIICSSAPYDTIVGSPLFNENLEGKYHRYKTLGHDPILGWIFGTANFITDTCTLSNFNSYRISRIGTPHFSEQTNLGTIFYEVFDSIKEDWKRLPAGVFAEFVHLKSDAFTKTGLPTPLLSTFSESLAGELYKSQYDSLCLLQDIAIVGNQAAWSIFINMLISLIHGLFYDEEKDGKRERYEVRTRKILLYSNAISTSLNLAYVGANAYFGNVNEAWKKLDIGGLLVTLHRLFSDVRFITKIKEQFIQEEMDKVTKDALAELDSMFK, encoded by the coding sequence ATGATAAAAAAAACATCAAACAGCAAATATGATTATTCTAAAGGTGAAAAGGAAATAAACCGAGCCTTTAAAATGCAGGAGATTGAATTGTCAGATTTAGAAGATAAAACAACTAACCTTTCTCAATCCGTCAATGAACTGCAATCCGATATGTCAAAAACGGAAGAAGATCTTATAGATTTGAATTTGAACATCCAACGTCTTAAGGAATCAGCCTTAGATATTGCTAAAGCAAGAAAGATTGTTGTACCTGAACATTTAAAAAAAGATACAAACACTTCATCTTTAAATTTCTTTACAAATATAAACCCATTGTTTTCAGATGAAAAAATATCAAAGTCAGACATTCCATCTTGGGAAGAAATTATGGCAAAGACAAACAAGATGGTTCCGGAAGAAATTATTCTTGAAGAGCTTTTATCCGCTGAGGAATTTCAGTATTGCATTGAGGATGTTCAGCGTATAAATGACGAATTTGCAAGAAAGACTAAATTAAACAAAGTTGATATTAGATTCCTCATTACAGCTACGGCTCTCCAAACAGCAAGATGGATTATTATTCAGCAGTTGATGGGCGATTTAGGAAAAACAATAGATGACACAAGACTTAATCATAATGATAAATCTATTAAAAATGAAGCGAATGAGGCTAATAAATCTTTTCAAAATAAATTTGCTAAACAGGGATATAAGGAAAGTGGTAAAGGTTACAAATCGTGGGAACAAATAATTTGTAGTAGTGCACCTTATGATACAATTGTCGGATCTCCCTTGTTCAATGAGAATTTAGAAGGCAAATATCATAGATACAAAACATTAGGACATGATCCAATTCTTGGTTGGATTTTTGGTACTGCAAATTTCATAACCGACACTTGTACATTGTCAAATTTTAATTCGTATAGAATATCACGAATAGGAACTCCTCATTTTTCAGAACAGACTAATTTAGGTACCATCTTTTATGAAGTTTTTGATAGTATTAAAGAAGATTGGAAGAGACTTCCAGCGGGTGTATTTGCTGAATTTGTCCATCTGAAATCTGATGCCTTTACAAAGACAGGACTTCCGACACCTTTATTATCAACTTTTTCTGAATCATTAGCTGGTGAATTATATAAAAGCCAATACGATTCGCTATGTTTATTACAAGACATAGCAATTGTCGGTAATCAAGCTGCATGGAGCATATTTATTAATATGCTAATCAGTCTAATTCATGGGCTATTTTACGATGAAGAAAAAGATGGGAAAAGAGAACGTTATGAAGTAAGAACAAGAAAAATCTTACTCTATTCCAATGCTATTTCTACAAGTTTAAATCTTGCCTATGTAGGGGCAAATGCTTATTTTGGCAATGTAAATGAGGCATGGAAAAAATTAGATATAGGGGGACTACTTGTTACTTTGCACAGATTGTTTTCTGATGTACGTTTCATAACAAAAATCAAAGAGCAATTTATTCAAGAGGAAATGGATAAAGTAACAAAAGATGCCTTAGCAGAACTTGATTCTATGTTTAAATAA
- a CDS encoding hypothetical protein (product_source=Hypo-rule applied; transmembrane_helix_parts=Outside_1_35,TMhelix_36_58,Inside_59_78,TMhelix_79_101,Outside_102_105,TMhelix_106_128,Inside_129_161) — protein MSLETSSGKLVEAMHEIADAGLSKEVASTVKTHAWIGAFCMAVPLWGLEIIVYAATLWHMYKKLCDLAKVPFWKNFMKSILGGFIINNIVVFVLNLILDFIPIAGWIGAGLIGFATIFFSGCAYLEVLAKIHGDRKVKERFNTQKAFRQLNSNESDKKITS, from the coding sequence ATGAGTTTAGAAACTTCATCAGGAAAATTAGTTGAGGCTATGCATGAAATTGCAGATGCAGGCTTGTCAAAAGAAGTAGCAAGCACAGTAAAAACTCATGCTTGGATTGGAGCATTCTGTATGGCAGTTCCATTATGGGGACTTGAAATTATTGTATATGCAGCAACTTTATGGCACATGTATAAAAAATTGTGTGATTTAGCAAAAGTTCCGTTCTGGAAGAACTTTATGAAAAGTATCTTGGGAGGATTTATAATAAATAATATTGTTGTCTTTGTCTTGAATTTAATACTTGATTTTATTCCCATTGCAGGCTGGATAGGCGCTGGGTTAATTGGGTTTGCAACCATTTTCTTTTCAGGTTGTGCATACCTTGAAGTATTAGCTAAAATTCATGGAGATCGAAAAGTGAAAGAACGATTCAATACTCAAAAAGCATTTAGGCAACTTAATAGTAATGAGAGTGATAAAAAAATAACATCATAA
- a CDS encoding hypothetical protein (product_source=Hypo-rule applied; pfam=PF19637): protein MPLFRITVRTMKNSNGIRLEKGMSVDVVSQSFSNPISTNGGQLVVDAFMRIYGVDIKKAGALSLAYLDVEQIG from the coding sequence ATGCCATTATTTAGAATTACAGTAAGAACAATGAAGAACTCTAATGGGATTCGTTTAGAGAAAGGAATGTCGGTAGACGTAGTAAGCCAATCATTCAGTAATCCCATCTCCACTAATGGAGGACAATTAGTTGTAGATGCTTTTATGAGAATCTATGGAGTTGATATAAAGAAAGCCGGCGCATTGTCGCTGGCTTATTTAGATGTAGAACAAATAGGGTAG
- a CDS encoding uncharacterized protein with PIN domain (product_source=COG1656; cath_funfam=2.20.20.30; cog=COG1656; smart=SM00734; superfamily=48695): protein MYCYNCGNKIDDTCKFCPVCGANQQGSIISSVNTEEVENEEIKVYIKCKHCDEVYFVENQDEWGEESLVYECDNCKQQIEVSFFGYCYCCNEFVGFRHGEVSEILWGFAKGAVKGFLNPGAAIEVIGRFTDNIPNAKAHGECPVCNTKHLKCTGCNCSIGLPIDAEDNQVFKCENCQTKMRQP from the coding sequence ATGTATTGCTATAATTGCGGAAATAAAATTGACGATACTTGCAAGTTCTGTCCAGTTTGTGGCGCGAATCAACAAGGAAGTATTATTTCTTCTGTCAACACAGAAGAAGTAGAGAATGAAGAAATCAAGGTGTATATCAAGTGTAAACATTGTGACGAAGTCTACTTTGTGGAGAATCAAGACGAATGGGGAGAAGAATCTTTAGTATATGAATGCGACAATTGCAAACAGCAAATTGAAGTTTCATTTTTTGGTTATTGCTATTGTTGTAATGAATTTGTAGGTTTTAGACATGGTGAGGTCTCTGAGATTTTATGGGGATTTGCAAAGGGGGCAGTTAAAGGTTTTTTGAACCCAGGAGCAGCAATAGAAGTTATAGGTAGATTTACTGACAATATCCCAAATGCAAAAGCACATGGGGAATGTCCGGTTTGCAATACAAAACACCTAAAATGTACAGGTTGCAATTGTTCAATAGGATTACCTATTGATGCTGAAGACAATCAAGTATTTAAATGCGAGAACTGCCAAACAAAAATGAGACAACCATAA
- a CDS encoding tetratricopeptide (TPR) repeat protein (product_source=COG0457; cath_funfam=1.25.40.10; cog=COG0457; smart=SM00028; superfamily=48452; transmembrane_helix_parts=Inside_1_6,TMhelix_7_29,Outside_30_139), translating into MNQYTKYYFFLFVLLLCIVTAACVETNPLKIQAKEQEQLKPKVKIKLRAAQLAYNVERYDLAVEKYEKAIDMGWLDGIDLYKYADCLERRGDTIKSEIFYKRAYQELQNFYPRNYLIQVLEKKWEREKGQKEIEIENNQ; encoded by the coding sequence ATGAATCAATATACTAAATATTATTTTTTTCTATTCGTTTTATTGCTTTGTATCGTTACAGCTGCATGCGTAGAAACTAATCCCCTAAAGATACAGGCAAAAGAACAAGAACAATTAAAACCAAAGGTTAAAATAAAGTTAAGAGCTGCACAACTTGCTTATAATGTAGAAAGATATGATCTCGCTGTTGAAAAATATGAAAAGGCAATAGATATGGGTTGGCTTGATGGGATAGATTTATACAAATACGCCGATTGCTTAGAACGGAGAGGTGATACAATTAAAAGTGAGATTTTCTATAAAAGAGCATATCAAGAATTACAAAACTTTTACCCTAGGAATTATCTAATTCAAGTTTTAGAAAAGAAGTGGGAAAGGGAGAAAGGACAGAAAGAGATTGAAATAGAAAATAATCAATAA
- a CDS encoding hypothetical protein (product_source=Hypo-rule applied; transmembrane_helix_parts=Inside_1_243,TMhelix_244_266,Outside_267_285,TMhelix_286_308,Inside_309_337), with the protein MELTNVKTIPELSNFLVDLKRKQDSDSALSFALNAQLQVITVVQRINLASSPFDLMLESLKNAVQKSTTEQMKEEYQRRAAIMVNSMIFFMEAKMYYEEDKWEKEGQNILKEGCKMLAETTTDLALTSVTGGVIPSGFTNSLANKLLSDIVSNRGGLISRVIDWVAKSDRIENNKIEFYQFLETSFDKLSKYHSLFGNSLLLHNLILRYKNNLKIYGFDKSAELYAIDPKNKILRQMRIRNRMSSFLRIVSIIAIIFCLFNAWGGDKWVESLANTALFDVAYHFHFWFLDLSWFFQLIIILLAALPLIILTNSKKDDQLYLIADEYYSVLASKFDNF; encoded by the coding sequence ATGGAACTAACAAATGTAAAAACTATACCAGAATTGTCAAACTTTCTCGTGGATCTAAAAAGGAAACAAGATAGTGATAGTGCATTATCCTTTGCTCTTAATGCTCAATTACAAGTAATTACTGTTGTTCAACGTATAAATTTAGCCTCAAGTCCATTTGACCTAATGCTCGAATCGTTAAAAAATGCTGTTCAAAAATCGACAACTGAACAGATGAAAGAGGAATATCAGCGGCGAGCAGCTATTATGGTAAATAGTATGATTTTTTTTATGGAAGCTAAAATGTATTATGAAGAAGATAAATGGGAAAAAGAGGGACAAAATATTTTGAAAGAAGGGTGCAAAATGTTAGCTGAAACAACCACAGACTTAGCTTTAACTTCAGTGACAGGTGGAGTTATACCATCAGGATTTACAAATTCATTGGCAAATAAGCTTCTTTCGGACATCGTAAGTAATAGAGGAGGCTTGATTTCTCGAGTTATTGATTGGGTTGCCAAGTCAGATCGCATTGAAAATAACAAAATAGAGTTTTATCAATTCCTCGAAACTTCGTTTGATAAATTAAGTAAGTACCATAGCTTATTTGGTAATTCATTACTATTACACAATTTGATATTACGTTATAAAAATAATTTGAAAATTTACGGATTTGATAAATCTGCGGAATTATATGCTATAGACCCTAAGAATAAAATTTTAAGGCAGATGCGCATCAGAAATAGGATGTCAAGTTTTTTGAGGATAGTGTCAATAATTGCAATTATATTTTGTTTGTTCAATGCATGGGGCGGTGATAAATGGGTTGAAAGCCTAGCAAATACAGCCCTGTTCGATGTTGCTTATCATTTTCATTTTTGGTTTTTAGATTTATCTTGGTTTTTTCAATTAATAATAATATTACTAGCAGCTCTTCCTCTTATTATATTAACAAATTCAAAAAAAGACGATCAATTATATCTGATCGCCGATGAATACTACTCTGTATTAGCATCCAAATTTGATAATTTCTAA
- a CDS encoding hypothetical protein (product_source=Hypo-rule applied; cath_funfam=2.10.230.10; superfamily=55608), producing MKIQKNMLLVAFIFSLMVSSCEEKAPEMIKGQWYGAIVRNSDGKEIGQSVLSFEEDKLKITSNALYSPSFNQLTFTEIKEGVYCFENDTSVLNLQITWNNDTLVANGADFNIVSVCDSLSVSSFIDNHKEREIPISADSYLIGYWEGELHRSSDDKLLSKISIEAKLDSMYVYSNAISGKDNIAWELVKYYDKSEMFEYQSSKLNWKLLRMNDEIAIEGDGCYATLSPTTNRDTSFFKNKTAHTNPQLYFAGNKYQGELVYLGDHALLHLFAKTYLEIDILDDSRARMKMSTRITNDDMAALSLFTGESTDTEQEEYGNYTISNNILHAFGSKFEIRDGGNILYSNEKIAKVTLKRGGVTPAKKERRLQRVVCEHCNGSGLQRKNHFGRSSTIGSCSYCQGKGKTTVYR from the coding sequence AGCTCTTGCGAGGAGAAAGCCCCCGAAATGATAAAGGGACAATGGTATGGAGCAATAGTCAGAAACTCCGATGGTAAAGAAATTGGTCAATCCGTTTTATCATTCGAAGAGGATAAGTTGAAGATAACATCGAATGCGTTATACTCTCCGTCTTTTAATCAATTAACTTTTACGGAGATTAAAGAGGGTGTATATTGTTTTGAGAATGACACTTCGGTTCTTAATCTACAAATAACTTGGAACAATGATACCCTTGTCGCAAATGGAGCCGACTTTAATATAGTCTCTGTTTGTGATTCGCTCAGCGTTTCGTCTTTTATTGATAATCACAAAGAAAGAGAAATTCCTATCTCAGCCGATTCATATCTTATTGGTTATTGGGAAGGCGAATTACATCGCTCTTCTGATGATAAACTTCTATCGAAAATTTCAATCGAAGCAAAGCTTGATTCTATGTATGTTTATTCTAATGCCATATCAGGCAAAGATAATATTGCTTGGGAGTTGGTGAAATATTATGACAAGTCTGAAATGTTTGAATACCAATCCTCGAAATTAAATTGGAAACTATTACGTATGAATGACGAAATAGCTATAGAAGGTGATGGTTGTTATGCTACACTTTCTCCCACAACAAATAGAGATACAAGTTTCTTTAAGAACAAAACAGCTCATACAAATCCTCAACTATATTTTGCTGGAAATAAATATCAAGGAGAATTAGTATATTTAGGAGATCATGCTCTCCTTCATCTTTTTGCTAAAACATATCTCGAAATAGACATTTTAGATGATAGCCGCGCACGAATGAAAATGAGTACGAGAATAACAAATGATGATATGGCAGCATTAAGCCTTTTTACTGGGGAAAGTACGGATACGGAACAGGAGGAATATGGTAATTATACTATTTCAAATAATATTCTGCACGCTTTCGGCTCAAAATTCGAAATAAGAGACGGAGGCAATATTCTATATTCTAATGAAAAGATAGCTAAAGTAACACTAAAAAGAGGAGGTGTTACCCCTGCTAAAAAGGAAAGAAGACTTCAAAGGGTAGTCTGCGAACATTGTAATGGAAGTGGTTTACAGAGGAAGAATCACTTTGGTCGAAGCAGTACGATTGGGTCTTGCAGTTATTGTCAAGGAAAGGGAAAAACGACAGTGTATAGATAA